The region TGTTGCTACGAAATCACCGAATGGACAATAGACAAAACCGATGGAGTTCGGGTCGGCGCCGGTCACTCAGAAGCTTTAGGTTCGCAGTAATGCCTCTTCAGCTCACatttaatgcaggaaaaaaaagaagaaacgctgcggcacctatccagcaggaaacgtttgtcagagatgctgatcaggggaagatatttcggggctgtctagaaaaaaccctaccgcatgccctgaaatgtaacatatgtgctgctcccattcGGTGTTGTCGTTCTGCGTAGCTGCACGCAACTCAGCGCTTTCGCAAAAGAATTGGCGTAGTTACCgtacggtagagctaaagctCGCCGGACAGGGGCCGGGGTCTTCCACCGAAGCCcttgttcattcgctcaaattaatttcaccgattacaaatccaacaaaaggcaaattttgatcatcggtgtatatttccatatgtattctttctgcgtagcagcgttctctacttttcaatgcaccgattaaagcggccttccagtatagccaatttattcacaattaatcgcaaggcaggtgctatgctgAGCCAACTTGACGCACACAAGCCGTTAGGTGTATGCGGGAAGATAAGATGTCTAGCACGGCCGCCATCACCTCGGACTATATTACGAATAATCAGCGGCGTCACATGAGGCCGGCGTACGTTTCTCCGTACTCATGCTGCCGTTTTGGAGTACCTGTGCTTCATTTGAAAGCCTGACGTAAAGGATTCtagtacattatatgaaaagcaGTCAATGTGGGGGTAGCCCACGCACTTTAGGACCACGCTAGAACCACGCATTTTGTGCCTTGAGTTTTGTGTAAAGGCTGTTGGGCTGATGCCCCGTCTGTCCCGAGGCCCACACAATATTTCACGACAAGTTTTCTACCAGCTATCAGCGCTTAAATAGAGAAAATAGCCTCGATCTGCATCGATCACTGGCACAAAGCCGAGAAAGGCTGtaaacaaatcacaaaaaaatataaattacagACAGTGACTACATTTGCTCCGGCAACTACAGTAGAGTGTAGCTCTCTCTCACTGGAGTGGATGGATGAGCGAGTCAAGGAGGCTATATGACCTGAACAGTTATTAGCGAGTGGTGGTAAATATGGAGGTGCGGCACGACCGTATTTTAGACGCATTCTACTAAGACGTGCCGCTGCGGCCACTTATTTTCTccgtgaaataaaaataaaaacaactcaactatttttttatttactaaagatAGTGACCTAATATAATACCGAATAATTCGCAACCGGAGGTCTTTTTTATGCACAGTGTTAACGCCTTTTTGTgatgtttgtgcttttgtgcgctgcgagtATCTTCATTGTTAGGCCTCTTTTCGTTTTTAACTGTAGCTCTGAGCGGTTAGGTTTGTTGATTGTTCGTCACTCTGATCTTTAGCGGTCCGTCATGAGCATGGAGACGGAGGTCATGAGCAAGTGGCGGAGGTACCGTATCATCGAAAAAGAGTACAGGGAACTTTTAGGAGAGCTCGGTAGCCTACGGCCACCGTCTACGCATCTGAAATCCTCCGGAAGCAAGAGAACGGGCGGCGAAGCGGCCTTGGACGTCGTCAGCGCCCCTCCACTCCCGCTACCGTCCGGAGCAAGCAAACGGCCGAATAGCGAAGCCTACGCAAGCGGCGCTTGCGCtagtggcagcggacgagctaCTTCGTCGCTACCTGCAGACCCGTCGATGCCATCTGTTCAGAGCGAGCTCAACGAGCAGGCTTATGTGTCCGAGAGTTGCGCTGAAAGCCTTTCTAGCGAGCATACCGCTACCTCGTGCGACTCAAGCGATGAGACCTCGTCCACGAACAGCCTTACTGCTGAGAACGTGGAAATGGGCCAGCCTCGTGAGGAGTCTCCTGAGCTTTGTTATCGCCATCTCTCGACAGCGCAGGAGTTAGCTAGCATAGCTAGCAAGCACAATTTGACGCACGCCTGCATCAACGATTTGCTGGACTTCTGCCGTCGGCGTGGGATTGTAGAGCTCCCGAAAGATGCAAGGACCATCATGCAGACGGAGcggaaagctaatttagaacacgGCGACTCGTTTGTGCATTTTGGCCTTGCTGAGGGAATTCAGCATGCTGTTGGCCAAGGACCAGCGCCTGAGAATGTCGAGCTGCACGCAAATATTGATGGGCTGCCTCTGCATAGGAGTAGCCAGACTGCACTCTGGCCAATTCTGTGCAGAGTAATTAACATCAAGAAATCTGAACCATTTATGGTCAGTGCGTACTGCGGTGCAGGGAAACCTCCGTGCCTCCAGGAATACCTCAGGCCTTTCATTGATGAAGTGCGCAACCTTAGTTGCAACGGTCTGATGGTGAAAGGGGtgcacgtcaatgtgtgcttaaaagccgtgatctgtgacgctccagcaaggagtttcgtgAAGGCAATCACTGGCCACACAGGCTATCATGCCTGTGAACGTTGCAGCCAAAAAGGGCACTATCTGGAAAACAGGATGACTTTCCCTGACCTGCATGCACCACAGCGAACAGAATCCTCTTTTCGTTCGCAAGAGGATCGGCGCCATCACACTGGTGTTTCACCATTTACATCTCTGAACGTAGatatggtgaaatgctttcctACAGAGTATATGCATTTAGTCTGTTTGGGGGTTATGCGGCGGCTCCTTAGGAATTGGATATGCAAGGGGCACGCTGCCAGGCTGAGCCGGGCTGACAGGAGTGCACTCAACGACAAGCTGCGAgaagcagcaactgcatttccAAAGTACTTTCAGAGGAAACCAAGGGGCACCGAAGAACTCGACAGATGGAAGGCCACAGAGTTCAGGACTTTTTTACTATACCTGGGGCCTGTTCTCCTGAAATCCATCCTGCCTGATGAGCTTTATAagcattttttatatttgcatGTATCTGTTAGGGTACTTGCCTCTCCTCAGCATCAAAGAGACCTCAACCAGTTTGCTCACGACCTGCTACGGTACTTTGTGCAAGAATTTGGCAGACTGTACGGACAAAAACAACTCGTGTACAATGTGCACACCCTTGCACACTTGGCAGAGCAATGCCTGGAGCATGGCACTGTCGATGAGTtcagtgcatttccatttgaaagttacctaggaaaggtaaagaagagaCTGCGGACGACAAATAAGCCTCTGGCGCAACTCAGCCGACGAATGTCAGAGGTGAGGGCGTGCACACCGCTCTCTACAGGACAAGTGGGTGGTGACGTGAAAGTCGGTGACTGCTTTCTGGTGGATAACTGCGCTGTAGTCATTGTTGATCTCCTGGGGGGCAATGCCAAAGCTGGCATCTTGCCAAATGGCAGAGAGTTTTTTAGAGTCCCAATTGACTCTTCAAGGATGGACGTGCGTCGCTACAGTGCTCTTGGTCAAGAAACCAAAATCTGGCCCATTTCGTACATCAAGAATAAAGTTCGATGTATAAAGCTTCAGTACAAGAGGGGGCATGTCGTTTTCCCTTTGCTTCACCTTCAGTGAGGCTTTACATTTCTGTGGTGCCTGAAGGATTATGTGCCTCTATTAAGATAGCTGCAGATTGCAGCATCTTGCTTGAAGTGTTAATTGGTGCTGAAGACAGCAACTTCTACATCACCATCCTTTGCATGGTTTGGATTTGGTTgtatggggcttaacatcccatagcgactcaggctatgacagacgccataGTTTAGgggtccagaaatttcgaccgccatgcagttctttaacatgcactgacatcgcactgtacaaaggCCTCTATAGTATTCAATTCTCATCAAAATGTGACTGCTGCAGCCCGGATGGAATCTGAATCTTTCAAgtcggcagccaagcaccataaccactgagccaccgttgcatACTAGATCTGCATTGAAGCACTTGGAATTTCATCTTTTGGGGAACATCAACTTTGAAGCTATAATGGCCCTCTTCAGGGCCACCCAAATTTACTGGCAGGATCgttgctgcgcctccagaaaCTCCAGAACCCTCTTGTTCCCGTGAGCGCCTGCCTGTTTAATGAGTagtaacagtcaatcagcattatataatcgtgtcattcatgctcctgttattacccctatttatgtaaccccccccctcacacaatactccatgcttggagcctgtgaggcaacgtgaatatataaataataaataaataaataaaaaagtatacTCTCAACTTGTTAGTATATAACAGACTGCAGAGTAGTGGGCAAAGAAAGATATTGAGAATGCAAGGCTGAATTAACACGCATTTATGTTAAATGTTAGGTAAGACTAGTGCATGCAGCTTAACTGCTTGTaagtgatgcattactgacatgattacaaaaaagATAATATGGAAATTTAACTTGACAAACCTAGAGTTCAAACATCATAGGAGAGAAGGGATGCTCACTCACCTCTGGAAGTCACTTCATGGCACGGAAAGTTGTTGCATCGAATAATAAGTTTGAAATGACCTGCTTCTAAGCAGTGCACCACTTCTtagtgtccaccagcaaaaacgGATTTCTGTCACTATGTAGTGAAGTGGCATCTGCTGTGATAAGCGCCCTTAATTGTTTGTGTCCCCTGCAGCTCTTTTCTCATGCCACCTAATTTCGGGCTGCTAAGatgagcctataaaactgcacatttaactttcgtaaatgcagtttcacccatgttgtaaatatgctgAGGATGAAGTGCATCAACACTTGGTACGAGCCACACCAGAAAGTAGatctgtttctaggaaggagctcccttcaaacacttgtttcaatgcagtctttGAATTACGTCACTTAATTAGCACGAGACACATCATATTTTCAGCACTTTAATTTAACATGACTATATattgctttaaaaagaaattgaataatcTAGCTGTGTAACCATATATATGTCTGCTCATGACATGAGGCTTGGGCTATTTATACTGAATAAAAGTACCATACAGCATCAGGTTTGTAGCAAAaaattcgaagctgctgctactttaagggatgccaaggacaaatctgatggattactgctgtctgaaaacaaaaaagataCTTACACATCATAACGCTTTAAAAGGGAAGTTGCAAAAATTTAGATACATTTGCTGTCATCATTAGAGATTTTTGCAAGAAAAGTGTAGTTAAAAAAGACTGGTTCTTTCACTGGATCTGTGGTGATGCGCCATTCAATTATAAATGGTAGTTAGcagttttttttgctattgttatgaattgagagaggacaaaaatttaaaattatgaTTTTATCTGCAAGAACTAACAACACAGAAAGCAAGAGCCTTGGAATCGATTATAAGAAAGCAATAGGTTGAAGTCATATCCTCCATGCCCCTTTAAAGCTGGTGCTTCTGCCGTACGTGTTGTTTTCATTTCGCCAAAAGGAGGCACACAGAGGTGCCATATTCTTCTTTGTCCTTAATGACTGAACTGGATCCACCGTTTGTGGGCATAAAAGGGGCCAAGTGTGTTTCCAGTCCAGCCCTTTACATGCATTTTATGCAGTGGTAAACTGGCTGCATGGTGGCTGGTCGACAATTAATGGTTTGTTAGTTGTCAAACTCCTGGCAATAGTCTTATAAGCCTGAGAATAATTTCCATTTACACTTATAGCTTGATTAGAGTTGCAGTCTAGGCAAGTTGGTAGACAATCACACTTcttcgaaacatgaaaaaaaaacttgcacataaAGCCTACTCACAGTTAACTGGTTATTGCAACGAGAAACTTGGTGAAGAAGGAACCGAGTATGTGAAACACTTGGCTTTGCAGCCaagcattacaaaaaaagataaatacataAGAATAGAAGAAAAGTTACTTTGATCTCACTCGCTTAATGCATGAGCAGTCAAGGAATTTCTGAATCTGAGAGTGCAGTGGGAATTAAGGGGCTTTTATGCTTGTGCTGCCTCCTTTTGAGACATGAAATGCCTTAGCTCTTTCATGAACTTTGTTTGTGCTTAAAGATGAGTTATTGTTCCTGAGAGCACTCGCATAGCAATTTTTCATTCATCAAATTTTT is a window of Amblyomma americanum isolate KBUSLIRL-KWMA chromosome 4, ASM5285725v1, whole genome shotgun sequence DNA encoding:
- the LOC144130056 gene encoding uncharacterized protein LOC144130056, whose translation is MPSVQSELNEQAYVSESCAESLSSEHTATSCDSSDETSSTNSLTAENVEMGQPREESPELCYRHLSTAQELASIASKHNLTHACINDLLDFCRRRGIVELPKDARTIMQTERKANLEHGDSFVHFGLAEGIQHAVGQGPAPENVELHANIDGLPLHRSSQTALWPILCRVINIKKSEPFMVSAYCGAGKPPCLQEYLRPFIDEVRNLSCNGLMVKGVHVNVCLKAVICDAPARSFVKAITGHTGYHACERCSQKGHYLENRMTFPDLHAPQRTESSFRSQEDRRHHTGVSPFTSLNVDMVKCFPTEYMHLVCLGVMRRLLRNWICKGHAARLSRADRSALNDKLREAATAFPKYFQRKPRGTEELDRWKATEFRTFLLYLGPVLLKSILPDELYKHFLYLHVSVRVLASPQHQRDLNQFAHDLLRYFVQEFGRLYGQKQLVYNVHTLAHLAEQCLEHGTVDEFSAFPFESYLGKVKKRLRTTNKPLAQLSRRMSEVRACTPLSTGQVGGDVKVGDCFLVDNCAVVIVDLLGGNAKAGILPNGREFFRVPIDSSRMDVRRYSALGQETKIWPISYIKNKVRCIKLQYKRGHVVFPLLHLQ